The DNA segment ACCCAGGGAGTCGGCCTAAGTGCAATTTTCCCGTATGATCTGGGAAGTAGGACTACAACTAGAGACTGTGAATATAATGTACTCCCTAATAAATTTAATTGGGGTTTGAGGGAAACTTCTTTCCTCTGCGTTTGTAATGTACACAAGAACACacaaggagtaggagtaggccaccagctccttcaagcctgcccctccATTCAGTGCAATCATGCTGATCTGTGCTGGCCTCAGTTCCTTTGGGCAGACATTCGCCACATGCAACTGTTCCTTTCTCTGTGTGTCTTGCGAGTAAAAATTACAACATTACATCAGCACTTATTACTCCGCAGAGATGAGGCCAGGAAGAGAAGAGGTGGAAAGCAGTGCGAATAGAGCTTTTGGGTTCAAAcaggttttaaaaattaaatagagTTTACAGCAGATCATTTGACCCAACACAAGTCACTTCTCGCTCCTCTACAGTCCCATTCTAccatcctctcatcccaggaattagcctgacgaatcacctttggactgcctccagtgTTTCGATATTCTTTTTGAGGATGTCAGACTTGCCACTGCATGCAGCGGTTGAGGGAAGTAACATTGATGTTTGTTAAACACACGAGagggaaaggaaagggaggattATGTTGATGGGGTGGGGCTGAAGAGGATTGGGACTTTTATTGTGCTGGAAACtctttaatttttaaaacctGTTTGAACCCAGAAGCTCTATTCGCACTGCTTTCCACCTCTTCTCTTCCTGGCCTCATCCCTGCGGAGTAATAAGTGCTGATGTAATGTTGTAATTTTTACTCGCAAGATACACAGAGAAAGGAACAGTTGCATGTGGTGAATGTCTGCCCAAAGGTTGTAGTCCTACTTCCCAGATCATACGGGAAAATTGCACTTCGGCCAACTCCCTGGAAACGCTGGAACCTCTGGGAATGAAAGGTGAACTTAATGGACACTGCTGTGAGCAAAACTggcagaaaaatcatagaatccctgcaatgcagaaggaggccattcggcccaacgagtctgcaccaacaacaatcccacccaggtcctattcccgtaactccacatatttaccctgctaatccccctgacagtagggtcaatgtagcacggccaatcaatctaaccagcacatctttagacagtaggaggaaaccggagcacgcagggagaacttgcaaactccacacagacagtgacccgaggccagaattgaacccgagtccctggcgctgtgaggcagcagtgccaaccactgcgccaccgtgctgcccccactctgtcaccgtgtcaccccgggcattggaattttaaaaaattcatttcctTCTCGCATCTTCATTTATAAATTGCAAAAATATTGGAGATATGTTCAAGGCTGTTTGACTGGGGGCAGGACAGTTGGAGGTGGGAGgttatgtgatgaaacctccagaagTATGTAAAActtcttctgatttgatttgatatattattgtcacaagtattgggatacagtgaaaaaaagtattgtttcttgcgcactatacagacaaagcatactgttcatagagaaagaaaggagagagtgcagaatgtattgttacagtcatagctagggtgtagagaaagatcaacttaatataaggtaagtccattcaaaagtctggtggcagcagataTAGTCCACTTCACCACGAGAGCATAGAGAATTTACAAcctagaaagaggcctttcggccactGTGCGGGTGCCAGAAATGTGCGTCCTGCTGAACATTTGTGACATTCAGTTGCACACTTGTACCTTGGGTTGGGAGGCTTtgtgttcaagccccactccagcgcATAACCTAGGTTGGCACTCACTAAGGGATCGCCGCTTTGTTCAGGATTAAGACATTAAACTAAAGGCTCCTTGTGTCTGTTCAGATAGATGCTACGGTATTTGATAGGAAGAAAATGGAATTGTCTTGGTTTCCTCATCAATATTTAGTGTCAACCCTTAAGAGttgagggaaaaaaaacacttgTAGCTTTTGAGAACTTTATCGTACAGATTAAAATGTCTGTGCTGAGTAAACAGTTGAGTGAAGGGGCAGGTGTTGTGTTGGCTAATATGGCATTCATTATCCAccagccatgtcccatgaacaaaatCTAAATGGTTAAGTACTGTAACCCTTATAGTTAACCGACCAGCAATGCAGAGAACataaccctcggatatatcccccctcagtatggccgtgatgtttccttaatcaaaagtgcaactccccctcctctcttacctcctgttctatctttcctatagcatctgtaccctggaacattgagctgccagtcctgtccctcccttagccatgtttcaataattgctataatatcccagtcccatgtacccatccatgccctgagttcatctgccttgcccgccaGGCctgttgcattgaaataaatctggacttcccttgctccctgtcttgcttttgcctgagctgtctggtactaggattactgacactgcctttactatttaatgtgctctctttaacttatgTGCTGTCCTCAtctttctcttctgtctccctactgctttgggttctaccccccctgccaaactagtttaaaccctcccgagtggctctagcaaatctccccgccaggatattagtcctcTCCAGTTCAGGCTCTTGCGGTTCTCTAATGTCACCACTTAGCacaaataggaatgggcaataactaCAATTGTTTACATCATGGGAAGGAAGGCATTCACACCAAAGAAGCTAGATTGAAATTCTCTACTAAAGAAAGACCTCCTTAGAACACTGATTCCATAGTACAATCTGTGGACAATGTGCAGTCTACACTTCCCCTCATCCTTGGCCCATAGCAGGTCTGTTGTTTCAGGACAGATGAAattgaaggacaagggaagctCAGCTGATCCACCAAGTCTGCCTCACGTCATGGTGATTGGAGCATCATGCCTAAACACTGAATTAcagatgcccaccaccctctgggtgaaaaggtttttcctctaaacctcccaccaatcacccctggTAATTGAGCCTTcagtgaggggaaactggagtttGTACTGAACCAACAGACCTGctacgggaagtgtagaccacaCGTGGAATGGGACATGAACTCATGATCTTCTGACTCGGAGGTGGGAACCTTGCCCACTGTAATTGTCAGTGCTCTGGGTGACTTTGTGGCATGTGGTCAGTTTATGACTCTTTATATTTTTGATGCAGGTGGCGTTATCTCAGCTGTGTTTTACAACAAGACCTCAGGAACAACAAAGGCTCTAAGTACCTTTCCCGTGGAGTTTCTGAACCTGAGCTACGGTGTCCCGTCAACCCTTCAGGGCCTTCGCCTATTGCACCGTGAGTATGGCAGCCTGGGCTGGGCTGAACTGCTCCAACGGCCCATGAAGCTGGCGAGAAATGGCTTCTTCATCGATCACGTCCTGGCCGGAGCTCTGAGAGAGGCAGCGGCACACGGGATCGACCTGTGCCCACTCCTCTGCGACCGGGCCCAGGAGCTGAAAGGAATGGGTGCCAATGCCACTAACAGGAAGCTGGCCGATGTTCTGGAGCAAGTCAGTGCGGAGATGGAAGAAGCCTCCTTTCCAGGACCTCTTGCTTGGAAATTAGCTGGAGACATACCAGAGGTAGGCCGGTCAGCATTCGTGGAGGCTGTCACCAAACAGCGAGCCACGCTGGGTGAGCCTTTGGTGACCAAATTGGACCATTTCTCCCTGTACGTCGCACCACCTCCTACCTCTGGGGACGTCCTGACTCAGGTGGTCAAACGGGCCAAACAGCTTGGCCTCTCTCCGGCCAGTGTTTCCAGTGCCGAAAATGCATCCACTGTTTACCGGAATATTCTGAATGCAGCCCAGCAGGTCTACCGGAGCCTGCCCGCTTTCCTGGGGCAGAAACAAAGCAAGAGCAAACCCTCCACGGAGACAGCTCTGGCCGGCAGTCAGGTCACAGTAATTGACGCTTCTGGCAATGTTCTGGTGATGGTCGGCTCCCTCAACAGCTCATTCGGGGCAAAggttctctctccttccacaggcTTTTTCCTGAGTGATTTCACCGAGAGAACAGCCTCTGGAGTTCTTCACTGGGCCAGTCCGGCAGTGCTGAGAGTTACAGCTGGGGATGATCTGGTGGCCATCGCGGGTACAGGGGGAACCTCCGCTCCCTTCACTGTCGCTCAAGTGGTTTTGAACAAGGTTTATTTCGAGAGGTCGGTAAAGGAGGCAGTCTCTGGCCCCCACTTTTACCTGAAGCTCGGAGAGGGGGGTTCCCTGCGAAAGCTCGCCTCTGGACTGCAGAGGGATTCGGAAATGTATACACTGCTGTCGCGGGCAGAGCCAGAGCTGGAACTGGTGAGTGGAGCAGCAGGAGGTGTGACCGTCACTGTGGTCGAATCCCACCTGGGCCACAAAAGTGCCTTTGGACATCCACAAACGTATTCTTATGCTGACGGTTATTAACACAGTGGAAGGTTGGTTGTTGTGTTCAGAATGAGTGCACAGAGCGCCTGCTTCCCTGTCCCCTTCCATCCAGTGTTTCTTAAATGAATTTGGGAGCTTTTACTTCTGTTGCTCTTCCCGAAATCTATTCCTGGGTGTCAGCCATTCATCAGCGGGTAACCCCTCTCACCTCTGAGCTGTGGTTtcatgtcccactccagagaGTTGAGCGCACAATGTAGACTCTCATTAGAATATCGTTCCaatagtgggggcggggggggggggggtcaatattCGATGTACAGGAGGGGAGGAGGTTTCCCTGGTGCCTGTCCGACATTTACCCCTTAATCAGTCCCTAAAGTAGGCTATCTGGCGGTGATCTCTGCTgtctgtgagatcttgctgtgcacaaattggctgctgcatttcctacctcACAGCAGTGACTCTGCTTCTAAAGCGtttcattgattgtaaagcattttgggatgtcccaCGGTTATGAAAGGTGCTTTAGAAATGTAAATCTGTCTTTTAATTTATGCATCATTTCCtcgggggtgggggtcgggggggggaaaaCAAATCTACTTGGATGAAACGTACTGATGTTGCGCTAACTGTGATGACCTGGGAAACACATGCAGTAGTTCCGCGTTAATGAAATATGTATGTTTTTTTAATAAAAATGAAAAGCACATGCTGGGAATGTGAAATACCATTCAGCACGCGGACAATGCAGGGCTATCACCAATTTGGACCCAGACATCAAACTGCCTCTTTATAATGACGGGGGGACTGGGTATTCATCTATTTCTCCCAGTGGGTTGTGATGATTTGGTGCACTACGTTAAGCTGGGAGGTGTGCCGTTTGATGATGTATCCATCGAGCCTTGATCTGGCTAATTGGGCAGATCAGATTGCGCTGGGGCCATGCTGGACTTTTAAATATGTCGGTATTGGATTTTCCCTGGGGCAGGGGATTGAACTCCATTGATTGGGGCTCCTTCCAAATCATATGTCTTCTGGTGAACTGCAGAGAAGGGATTTCATTGAAGCGTCTATGGAGGTGTCTCGGTCAAAGTTTTCTCTGGGAAGCTCTTTGGCAGATGACGTTGCATCAGAGTTTCTGTTGTACAAGACTTCTGGATGTGATGGTGCGGAATACTAATTGATTTGTGTTGTGTGCACTGCAGCTTTATTGAACAAGAGCCCAGAGAGCTGCTTTTCGCATTTAATGGCATTGAATGATGCCATTGGCCTAGAACACTATATAACATCCGCGATTAATCACTTCAGCAAAGGGCTGAATCTCCTTGTCGAAACAATTATAATCACACTTCTGCCTGTCCTTTTACATTTCGAAAGGATTGATTTTTGAAGATCAGCACGCATTGTCTTCTCGGAGTGTTGTGCTTGGAACCAGATACCTATTTCATTCTGAGTGTTATTGACAGAGTgtctcagctgtggctcagttggtaccaCTCTCGCCTCTGAGATGGGaacactccagagacctgagcacaaaataTAGGCCGACACTTCCAATGCAACTCTCTCTGAATGAAATGTTAAACCCAAGCCCCATCTGCCCCTTTGGATGATTAAAAAATCCTACAGCACTTGGAACAAGAGTCGGGGGGTTCTCCCTAGTGTCAGAACGAGCATGTATTTAATTAGTGTCACTTTgatgaaacagattatctgtcatttatctcattgctctcTAGAGGAACTTGTGTGCACAATAGTTGTTGACTATCtaacgttacaacagtgactacacttcagaaagtgCTTTGTTGGTTTTGGGGTGCCCTAAGATCATAAATGGTGCAGTGTAAATGTA comes from the Mustelus asterias chromosome 6, sMusAst1.hap1.1, whole genome shotgun sequence genome and includes:
- the ggt6 gene encoding glutathione hydrolase 6 isoform X2 translates to MFWASRARYQRVEAEECSEEEEEKVTVYLHSASARSLLSRQKRESCVRVTASMVLLGIGLYFGFHVLRYGNLEVPGKGNSAKDGKAHHGEGHHHHGNKMAPAHHHEHGVYHHAAVITDSGGVISAVFYNKTSGTTKALSTFPVEFLNLSYGVPSTLQGLRLLHREYGSLGWAELLQRPMKLARNGFFIDHVLAGALREAAAHGIDLCPLLCDRAQELKGMGANATNRKLADVLEQVSAEMEEASFPGPLAWKLAGDIPEVGRSAFVEAVTKQRATLGEPLVTKLDHFSLYVAPPPTSGDVLTQVVKRAKQLGLSPASVSSAENASTVYRNILNAAQQVYRSLPAFLGQKQSKSKPSTETALAGSQVTVIDASGNVLVMVGSLNSSFGAKVLSPSTGFFLSDFTERTASGVLHWASPAVLRVTAGDDLVAIAGTGGTSAPFTVAQVVLNKVYFERSVKEAVSGPHFYLKLGEGGSLRKLASGLQRDSEMYTLLSRAEPELELVSGAAGGVTVTVVESHLGHKSAFGHPQTYSYADGY
- the ggt6 gene encoding glutathione hydrolase 6 isoform X1, with protein sequence MFWASRARYQRVEAEECSEEEEEKVTVYLHSASARSLLSRQKRESCVRVTASMVLLGIGLYFGFHVLRYGNLEVPGKGNSAKDGKAHHGEGHHHHGNKMAPAHHHEHGVYHHAAVITDSEICSSFAKEVLTEGGTAVDAGVVAMLCLGVVHPHSTGIGGVISAVFYNKTSGTTKALSTFPVEFLNLSYGVPSTLQGLRLLHREYGSLGWAELLQRPMKLARNGFFIDHVLAGALREAAAHGIDLCPLLCDRAQELKGMGANATNRKLADVLEQVSAEMEEASFPGPLAWKLAGDIPEVGRSAFVEAVTKQRATLGEPLVTKLDHFSLYVAPPPTSGDVLTQVVKRAKQLGLSPASVSSAENASTVYRNILNAAQQVYRSLPAFLGQKQSKSKPSTETALAGSQVTVIDASGNVLVMVGSLNSSFGAKVLSPSTGFFLSDFTERTASGVLHWASPAVLRVTAGDDLVAIAGTGGTSAPFTVAQVVLNKVYFERSVKEAVSGPHFYLKLGEGGSLRKLASGLQRDSEMYTLLSRAEPELELVSGAAGGVTVTVVESHLGHKSAFGHPQTYSYADGY